In Streptomyces sp. P3, one DNA window encodes the following:
- a CDS encoding SAM-dependent methyltransferase produces the protein MRPDHPMLLHPSAAIAELQARPSSARMQNYLLGGRDHYIVDRDGARRAADRMPFLESAVRHERMYVLLMVQALAIAGIRQLVDFGCGLPYSPTPVDVLTRIHPDARAVCIDNDVLVHTHADAMMTGKALAVVESLCADVRDPESVLASREILETINWREPVILLFGSVLHHIEDTAAQPLTVLVDQYKHVAATGSALVITHATADVSGKPVRRFAKTMTAAGCPVHLRTKEQIARLFDGWQLSSPGLTAPQTLALEYPVLPQAASYAGTARKESARGRAV, from the coding sequence ATGCGACCTGACCATCCGATGCTCCTGCACCCCTCCGCAGCGATCGCCGAGTTGCAAGCACGGCCGTCGAGCGCCCGGATGCAGAACTACCTGCTCGGCGGGCGAGACCACTACATCGTCGACCGTGACGGGGCCCGTCGGGCGGCCGACCGCATGCCGTTCCTGGAGAGCGCCGTCCGCCACGAGCGCATGTACGTGCTCCTGATGGTGCAGGCCCTGGCCATCGCGGGCATCCGGCAGCTGGTCGACTTCGGCTGCGGCCTTCCCTACAGCCCCACGCCGGTGGATGTCCTGACCCGCATTCATCCCGACGCCCGCGCCGTGTGCATCGACAATGACGTGCTGGTGCACACTCACGCCGACGCAATGATGACGGGCAAGGCGCTCGCTGTCGTCGAGAGCCTGTGCGCCGACGTACGCGACCCCGAGTCGGTTCTCGCTTCCAGAGAAATCCTGGAGACGATCAACTGGCGAGAACCGGTCATCCTTCTGTTCGGTAGCGTGCTCCACCACATCGAGGACACCGCGGCGCAGCCCCTGACCGTCCTCGTCGACCAGTACAAGCACGTCGCCGCCACCGGCAGCGCTCTCGTCATCACGCACGCCACCGCCGACGTCTCGGGCAAACCCGTGCGCCGATTCGCCAAGACCATGACGGCGGCCGGCTGCCCCGTCCACCTGCGGACGAAGGAGCAGATCGCCCGACTGTTCGACGGCTGGCAACTGAGCTCCCCGGGCCTGACCGCGCCACAGACACTGGCACTCGAATACCCGGTCCTGCCCCAGGCCGCGTCATACGCCGGCACGGCCCGAAAGGAGTCCGCGCGTGGCCGAGCTGTGTGA
- a CDS encoding LuxR C-terminal-related transcriptional regulator: MPAPDETVSPPLSPQEREALLGISQGKTTAETACDMGVSDSTVKTYILRIGGKLGTSERASMVDLAYRHGYLDVPGPVDYVVKLPKEQHTVLAGLAGGKTVEEIAAGAKRPLYDVRKDARRLLRALGASSAAHAVTRGWQLRLLSPATGRDNSGDVVAMAGQA, translated from the coding sequence ATGCCGGCCCCGGACGAGACCGTCTCGCCGCCGCTCTCCCCTCAGGAGCGGGAGGCTCTGCTGGGCATCTCTCAGGGAAAGACGACCGCAGAGACGGCCTGCGACATGGGAGTGTCCGACAGCACGGTCAAGACGTACATCCTCCGGATCGGCGGAAAGCTCGGAACTTCCGAGCGGGCGAGCATGGTGGACCTCGCCTACCGTCACGGGTACTTGGACGTCCCCGGGCCTGTGGACTACGTCGTCAAGCTGCCCAAGGAGCAGCACACCGTCCTGGCAGGGCTCGCCGGCGGAAAGACCGTCGAGGAGATCGCGGCCGGCGCGAAGCGTCCGCTGTACGACGTGCGCAAGGACGCTCGACGCCTGCTGCGGGCGCTGGGTGCTTCCTCGGCCGCGCACGCGGTCACGCGAGGATGGCAGTTGCGTCTCCTGAGCCCCGCGACCGGCCGTGACAACTCCGGAGACGTCGTCGCCATGGCAGGACAGGCATGA
- a CDS encoding lantibiotic dehydratase gives MAHGIPLTYQWQPGMLLRASTASRPIPVPDFDLHGDDATIRGRQWLEEVWRAPVPTALSAASPVLCQRVTEILNGTVTDGRRIRRAVRSVAAYLLRWNHRPTPFGVFAGVAPAESAQAAHILWGEGYRTVLRPDSDWLTDVITRLESHPALLARLTVVANNTGRSRGNRHVVDGMPTDAHTSGYAPIELSVRLTRPVAAVLEAARAPIPYELLVHRLSGQFPTARPEQLAGLISDLLSKHILISSLWPPMTSVDTLAHICDELEKADATGIPDIAELASQLASIRGGLNHPDTVAPWTLGDPLTQSMRHVSATGRVPLLVDAALDCTAYIPEALLAEAAEAAQVMHQLSPHPYGYPQWRDYHQRFLDRYGNEALVPVLDLVADSGLGLPAGFLGSERARPPYEVTDRDEKILRLLQGAMLGGRRELVLTRAAIADLTAGHTEPLLPVPRAEIAVEIHASTLEAVQGGDYRLLVTGAPRPGSSMLGRFAHLLPPSAQSALTDSYATAGPGAIAAQLSFTPRRRRNENIARTVQVLPFTIPLGQHHESGPGVIPLDDLAVTADTRRFYLVRRSTGQQIEPRVTHALEASVHTPPLARFLAEITTARNAAYRAFTFGVAATLPYLPRVRYKQTILAPARWLLSAEELPGRSAPMADWDKALARWRERLCVPDRLALVEDGQQLPLDLDQRIHRALLRAGVDRNRVVELRESTTARDWAWIGRPHELLIPLANSTPADPPRLPEAAAAAPGTPSQPTVLYARLFAHPQRYNEILSGHLPTLLDQFTTMPLWWFRRHRDTTRPASDQHLDLYLRLPDSAAFGPAAQLVTGWADALSGQHLAAGLELATYPPQTGPYGHGPALDAAHLVFAADSAAGVAQIRAAADDAATGQALTAASMFDLTVRFTGDADQASDWLTRTLPQERGPIPRDRIALAQALADPEHTALQALPGGPEVAAAWRQRAAALTAYRQQLATGHNSDSVLRSLLHEHHVRALPVDPDHERTTGRLTRACALRHRERQL, from the coding sequence GTGGCCCACGGAATACCCCTCACGTATCAGTGGCAGCCTGGAATGCTGCTGCGCGCCTCCACCGCTTCCCGGCCGATCCCTGTGCCGGACTTTGACCTGCACGGCGACGACGCCACGATCCGTGGTCGGCAGTGGCTGGAGGAGGTATGGCGCGCCCCAGTGCCGACGGCGCTGTCCGCAGCCAGCCCCGTCCTGTGTCAGCGCGTCACCGAGATCCTGAACGGCACCGTCACCGACGGCCGCCGTATCAGGCGGGCCGTCCGGTCTGTTGCCGCGTACCTCCTGCGGTGGAACCACCGGCCCACCCCGTTCGGGGTATTCGCCGGCGTCGCCCCCGCTGAGTCCGCTCAAGCCGCCCATATTCTGTGGGGTGAGGGGTACCGGACTGTTCTGCGGCCTGATTCCGACTGGCTGACGGACGTCATTACCCGCCTGGAGAGCCACCCCGCTCTGCTGGCCCGGCTGACGGTCGTGGCCAACAACACCGGCCGCTCCCGCGGCAACCGGCACGTGGTGGACGGGATGCCGACTGACGCGCACACCTCCGGTTACGCCCCCATCGAGCTGTCGGTCCGTCTGACCCGGCCCGTGGCTGCCGTGCTGGAGGCTGCCCGCGCCCCGATCCCGTACGAGCTGCTTGTGCACCGTCTGTCCGGACAGTTCCCCACCGCACGCCCTGAGCAGCTCGCCGGCCTGATCTCCGACCTATTGAGCAAGCACATCCTGATCAGCAGTCTGTGGCCCCCGATGACGTCCGTCGACACGCTCGCCCACATATGCGATGAGCTGGAGAAAGCAGACGCCACGGGCATACCCGATATCGCAGAGCTGGCCTCCCAGCTCGCTTCGATCCGGGGCGGCTTGAATCACCCGGACACCGTCGCCCCTTGGACGCTCGGAGACCCGCTGACGCAGAGCATGCGGCACGTGAGTGCCACCGGCCGCGTCCCGCTGCTGGTCGACGCCGCACTGGACTGCACCGCCTACATCCCCGAAGCCCTCCTGGCCGAAGCCGCCGAGGCAGCCCAGGTCATGCACCAGCTGTCGCCTCATCCGTACGGGTATCCGCAATGGCGCGACTACCACCAGCGGTTCCTCGACCGGTACGGCAACGAGGCGCTCGTGCCCGTACTGGATCTGGTCGCGGACAGCGGCCTCGGACTGCCCGCGGGCTTCCTGGGCTCCGAGCGCGCCCGACCGCCGTATGAGGTGACCGACCGGGACGAGAAGATCCTGCGCCTGCTCCAGGGGGCGATGCTCGGTGGGAGGCGTGAGCTGGTCCTCACCCGGGCGGCGATCGCCGACCTGACCGCCGGCCACACCGAACCGCTGCTGCCCGTGCCCCGGGCTGAGATCGCCGTGGAGATCCACGCCTCCACTCTGGAGGCCGTGCAGGGCGGCGACTACCGGCTGCTGGTCACCGGCGCCCCCCGCCCCGGCAGCAGCATGCTCGGCCGGTTCGCGCACTTGCTCCCGCCGTCCGCTCAGAGCGCGCTCACCGACTCGTACGCGACCGCCGGCCCCGGCGCCATCGCGGCGCAGCTGTCGTTCACCCCTCGCCGGCGCCGCAACGAGAACATCGCCCGCACCGTGCAGGTCCTGCCCTTCACTATCCCTCTCGGCCAGCACCACGAGTCCGGCCCCGGCGTGATCCCGCTCGACGACCTGGCGGTGACTGCGGATACCCGCCGGTTCTATCTGGTGCGCAGGTCAACGGGGCAGCAGATCGAGCCTCGCGTCACCCATGCGCTGGAAGCGTCCGTCCACACACCGCCGCTCGCCAGGTTCCTGGCGGAGATCACCACCGCCCGCAATGCCGCCTACCGGGCGTTCACGTTTGGCGTCGCCGCCACCCTGCCCTACCTGCCACGCGTGCGGTACAAGCAGACGATCCTCGCGCCTGCCCGTTGGTTGCTGTCCGCCGAGGAACTGCCCGGCCGGTCCGCCCCCATGGCCGACTGGGACAAGGCACTAGCCCGATGGCGCGAACGGCTCTGCGTCCCTGACCGCCTTGCTCTGGTCGAAGACGGCCAGCAGCTGCCCCTCGACCTCGACCAGCGCATCCACCGGGCGCTGCTGCGCGCCGGCGTGGACCGCAACCGCGTTGTCGAACTGCGCGAAAGCACCACTGCGCGGGACTGGGCATGGATCGGCCGCCCCCACGAGCTCCTGATCCCTCTGGCGAACTCCACCCCCGCCGACCCGCCCCGCCTGCCGGAGGCCGCTGCCGCCGCCCCCGGGACACCCAGCCAGCCCACCGTCCTGTATGCCCGTCTCTTCGCGCACCCCCAGCGCTACAACGAGATCCTGTCCGGCCACCTGCCCACGCTGCTCGACCAGTTCACCACCATGCCGCTCTGGTGGTTCAGGCGCCATCGCGACACAACCCGCCCGGCCTCCGACCAGCATTTGGATCTGTACCTGCGCCTTCCCGATTCAGCCGCCTTCGGTCCGGCCGCCCAACTGGTCACCGGCTGGGCAGACGCCCTCAGCGGCCAACATCTGGCGGCCGGCCTGGAGTTGGCTACCTACCCGCCGCAGACCGGCCCGTACGGGCACGGCCCCGCTCTGGACGCCGCGCACCTGGTGTTCGCCGCGGACTCGGCCGCCGGCGTGGCGCAGATCCGTGCCGCTGCGGATGACGCCGCCACCGGGCAGGCCCTGACCGCTGCGAGCATGTTCGACCTGACGGTGCGGTTCACCGGCGACGCAGATCAGGCGTCAGACTGGCTGACCCGCACGCTCCCTCAAGAACGCGGCCCCATACCCCGGGATCGAATCGCCCTGGCCCAGGCTCTGGCCGATCCCGAGCACACCGCACTCCAAGCCCTGCCGGGCGGCCCCGAGGTCGCCGCCGCCTGGCGGCAGCGCGCTGCCGCCCTGACCGCCTACCGGCAGCAGCTGGCCACCGGGCACAACTCCGACAGCGTGCTGCGGTCGCTGCTCCACGAGCACCATGTGCGGGCGCTGCCCGTCGACCCCGATCACGAACGCACCACCGGCCGGCTCACCCGGGCCTGCGCCCTGCGACACCGGGAGCGGCAGCTATGA
- a CDS encoding ATP-binding protein — protein MSPATAVAMVAAELVHQTALGFAVAFTPDKARVGRMRRITAAHLRLWRVPGPTAENIVLAVSELVANAIEHGCGDIELTVLYSCGEVRVEVTDGNPAPAKLTVADDEDVSGRGLFLVAVLAQDWGVSADGRSTWCVFGVPTRRS, from the coding sequence ATGAGCCCCGCCACGGCCGTCGCCATGGTCGCAGCAGAACTCGTGCACCAAACCGCCCTCGGTTTCGCGGTGGCCTTCACCCCGGACAAGGCCCGAGTCGGACGCATGCGGCGGATCACCGCCGCCCACTTGCGGCTGTGGAGAGTACCTGGGCCGACCGCGGAGAACATTGTGCTCGCCGTCTCCGAGCTTGTCGCCAATGCCATCGAACACGGCTGCGGAGACATCGAGTTGACGGTCCTCTACTCCTGCGGAGAGGTACGGGTCGAAGTCACAGACGGCAACCCGGCGCCAGCCAAGCTCACCGTTGCGGACGACGAAGATGTCTCCGGCCGCGGGCTGTTCCTCGTTGCCGTCCTCGCACAGGACTGGGGCGTCAGCGCCGACGGCAGGTCGACGTGGTGCGTCTTCGGCGTTCCTACGAGGAGGTCGTGA
- a CDS encoding protein-L-isoaspartate O-methyltransferase: MNARVEAGSLRPGSGPVHQHAGDVFTCDRRQDFVPHVIRTHRGGRWRRVDRSKNAGEWAKFVHRSEMLVFDVDDGGEGGPGIVTGVIPSKEDVTARLAALAPVPGTAVAEIGTDCGWTAASLEHHLQGGQVVTVADTERLAEIARQRLRPYPRVQVVSGSQAGVLGPAGSFHGLMSHRAVRRVPWEWVTRVRPGGRLCLPVRTALGGSSTLLVLTVARDGASASGRFHAGPAPQTVWLREHRPGEGSSVESQGSPRASEALAARGAHVRLAARLFAGMLRPDLRMQVVRGVAQLEGDVADRLRIHDHQASRAVVFLHSPRIYEWGPRDLGSDLFDALGQWHAAGEPEVEQLGVTITETEHTLWLGAPDGPSWRLPELHTITGEVERHAT; this comes from the coding sequence ATGAACGCCCGCGTCGAGGCCGGCAGCCTGCGACCGGGCAGTGGCCCCGTTCACCAGCACGCGGGGGACGTGTTCACCTGCGACCGGCGGCAGGACTTCGTGCCCCACGTGATCCGGACGCACCGAGGTGGGCGCTGGCGCAGGGTGGACCGGAGTAAGAACGCCGGTGAGTGGGCGAAGTTCGTCCATCGCTCCGAGATGCTCGTGTTCGACGTCGACGACGGTGGGGAGGGCGGCCCCGGCATCGTCACGGGAGTGATCCCGTCCAAAGAAGACGTCACGGCACGCCTGGCCGCGCTCGCTCCAGTGCCGGGGACGGCCGTGGCCGAGATCGGTACGGACTGCGGCTGGACGGCAGCCTCTCTGGAGCACCATCTCCAGGGCGGCCAGGTGGTGACGGTCGCGGACACAGAACGTCTCGCCGAGATCGCCCGGCAGCGCCTACGTCCCTACCCGCGGGTTCAGGTGGTCAGCGGGTCTCAGGCCGGGGTCTTGGGACCGGCGGGTTCGTTCCACGGGCTCATGTCCCATCGTGCGGTACGCCGTGTGCCGTGGGAGTGGGTCACCCGGGTTCGTCCGGGTGGTCGGCTGTGCCTGCCGGTCCGTACCGCTCTGGGCGGATCCAGCACTCTGCTCGTCCTGACCGTGGCGCGGGACGGGGCGTCGGCCAGTGGCCGTTTCCACGCCGGACCGGCTCCGCAGACCGTGTGGCTGCGCGAGCACCGCCCTGGTGAGGGCAGCTCCGTCGAGTCGCAGGGCAGCCCGAGGGCGTCGGAAGCCCTGGCCGCGAGGGGGGCGCACGTACGGCTGGCTGCCCGGTTGTTCGCCGGCATGCTTCGCCCTGACCTTCGGATGCAGGTCGTGCGCGGCGTTGCGCAGCTCGAAGGCGACGTTGCCGACCGCCTGCGTATTCATGACCACCAGGCGTCTCGGGCAGTGGTCTTCCTCCACTCCCCCCGCATCTACGAGTGGGGGCCGCGCGATCTCGGCTCCGATCTGTTCGACGCGCTCGGTCAGTGGCACGCGGCCGGAGAACCAGAGGTGGAGCAGCTGGGCGTGACGATCACGGAGACCGAACACACGCTGTGGCTCGGTGCACCGGACGGTCCGTCGTGGCGTCTGCCCGAACTCCACACGATCACCGGCGAGGTGGAGCGGCATGCGACCTGA
- a CDS encoding phosphotransferase yields MNRQATSHRGGDDIVQRHREPVDVHLILRRGGEVLLSRRAGDTYASGLLHMPSGHLDGDFEDVVTGLVREAEEELGIIIRPADVRVALVMQHRSPAGHNRTGWFFEVTRWIGVPRIAEPDRCSQLDWFALHDLPDDMVAYCRAGLEAYRDGHSFALHLQEPDDPIVYEANGPSRLHPLPTRAPDPYAVLGEQLGTFAERTIGPLKEVTDASWAREASHVWRLTGRDSGSWYLKVHQGPKFHQREVGALREWAPALGADRAPQLVAADPEQLAVIVSALPGRVLHGADLSMAAWQSVYRQLGQLLRALHLGEPPMMAQALGGLAKLERHLAAADGLLEPGEETLVRSLALHLPRVPPVPHGRRHGDVQRRNLLLDDHGTLALIDWERAEIGPLVSDFVRIADTWIDAPELEAALFDGYGRTLSPDEAQALKGLSALDALSGIQYGATHGDPELVERGHRTLHRLRKEA; encoded by the coding sequence GTGAACAGGCAGGCAACCTCGCATCGGGGCGGGGACGACATCGTGCAGCGCCACCGGGAACCGGTCGACGTCCATCTCATCCTGCGGCGTGGCGGCGAGGTGCTGCTGAGCCGGCGGGCGGGAGACACCTACGCCTCGGGCTTACTGCACATGCCCTCCGGGCACCTCGACGGCGACTTCGAGGACGTGGTCACCGGGCTGGTCCGGGAAGCCGAGGAAGAGCTGGGCATCATCATCCGGCCGGCCGATGTCCGCGTCGCGCTGGTGATGCAGCACCGCAGCCCCGCCGGTCACAACCGCACCGGCTGGTTCTTCGAGGTCACCCGGTGGATCGGCGTCCCGCGTATCGCCGAACCGGACCGCTGCTCACAGCTGGACTGGTTTGCCCTCCACGACCTGCCCGACGACATGGTGGCGTACTGCCGGGCCGGCCTGGAGGCGTACCGGGACGGGCACTCCTTCGCGCTGCATCTCCAGGAACCCGACGACCCGATCGTCTACGAAGCGAACGGGCCCAGCCGTCTGCACCCCTTGCCCACGCGGGCGCCGGACCCCTACGCCGTACTGGGTGAGCAGCTCGGCACATTCGCTGAACGGACCATCGGCCCGCTGAAGGAGGTCACGGACGCCTCCTGGGCGCGGGAGGCTTCCCACGTGTGGCGGCTAACCGGACGCGACAGCGGGAGCTGGTACCTGAAGGTTCACCAGGGGCCCAAGTTCCACCAGCGTGAGGTGGGCGCCCTGAGAGAGTGGGCCCCAGCCCTCGGAGCCGACCGCGCCCCGCAGCTCGTCGCCGCCGACCCCGAACAACTCGCCGTGATCGTCAGCGCGCTTCCCGGCCGCGTACTCCACGGCGCCGACCTGAGCATGGCCGCCTGGCAGTCGGTCTACCGCCAGCTCGGGCAGCTCCTGCGGGCCCTCCACCTCGGCGAGCCCCCGATGATGGCGCAGGCCCTGGGCGGGCTGGCCAAGCTGGAACGGCACCTCGCGGCAGCCGACGGGCTCCTCGAGCCCGGAGAGGAGACGCTGGTGCGGTCCCTCGCCCTGCACCTGCCCCGTGTACCGCCCGTCCCCCATGGCCGTCGCCACGGTGATGTACAGCGGCGCAACCTGCTGCTCGACGACCACGGGACCCTGGCCCTCATCGACTGGGAACGCGCGGAAATCGGGCCCCTCGTCAGCGACTTCGTACGCATCGCCGACACCTGGATTGACGCGCCCGAACTCGAAGCCGCCCTGTTCGACGGCTACGGCCGCACGCTGTCCCCGGACGAGGCCCAAGCGCTCAAGGGTCTGTCGGCCCTCGACGCGCTCAGCGGCATCCAGTACGGCGCCACCCACGGCGACCCCGAACTCGTCGAGCGCGGGCATCGCACCCTGCACCGGCTCCGGAAGGAGGCATGA
- a CDS encoding DUF6415 family natural product biosynthesis protein, with translation MSWPEGSFRELSLDLRTVVSTLAPGPSPVAAQETLHREVTRLVFAETASVSEDPDERHVQLLLMRGHLMRLLGAVVPVDANEPPLEDARLVIRVRALLDEEIPGDTVRAASLHRRMSEVGRELLAVFPAVDASADMVDGWGRTVCAGFDSTRIREAIRAAKSWKHAGVYPHPRTLAAVTRALSGYVTTLVPHVSIHLESLAAGSRGSACGEAIERSQEARDVAPGEGLKAAREHAYRLAVHTETLVRYAEQDCERDGA, from the coding sequence GTGTCCTGGCCGGAGGGCTCATTCAGGGAACTGAGCCTTGACCTGAGGACCGTTGTATCGACCCTCGCACCTGGACCATCGCCTGTCGCGGCGCAGGAGACCCTTCACCGCGAAGTGACCAGACTGGTCTTCGCCGAGACTGCCTCCGTCAGCGAAGACCCGGACGAACGACACGTCCAACTGCTCCTCATGCGCGGTCACTTGATGCGACTACTCGGAGCAGTCGTTCCTGTCGATGCCAACGAGCCTCCTCTGGAAGACGCTCGACTGGTCATACGCGTGCGTGCGCTACTCGACGAAGAGATTCCCGGCGACACCGTGCGTGCGGCGTCCCTGCACCGGCGGATGTCCGAGGTCGGGCGGGAGCTGCTCGCCGTCTTTCCTGCTGTCGACGCCTCTGCCGACATGGTCGACGGCTGGGGCAGGACTGTGTGCGCCGGGTTCGATTCGACCCGTATCCGCGAAGCCATTCGTGCAGCGAAGTCCTGGAAGCACGCGGGGGTGTACCCGCATCCGCGCACCCTCGCGGCGGTCACACGAGCGCTCAGCGGCTACGTCACCACTCTCGTCCCCCACGTCTCGATCCACTTGGAATCGCTCGCCGCCGGGAGTCGCGGGTCCGCATGCGGTGAGGCGATCGAACGCTCGCAGGAGGCCCGCGACGTCGCTCCGGGAGAGGGGCTCAAGGCGGCGAGGGAGCACGCATACCGTCTCGCCGTCCACACCGAGACCCTGGTGCGCTACGCCGAACAGGACTGCGAGCGGGACGGTGCATGA
- the fxlM gene encoding methyltransferase, FxLD system gives MTDVTVAPDEATRLRNKVVDQLKEDGTIVSPAVEAAMRKVPRHLAVPEASLEDAYSTYNAVITQEDEHGNHTSSVSAPQIQAMQLEQAGIRPGDNVLEIGTNGPNAAYLAELVGPTGQVTTVDIDPAPADRAKRFLTETGYASVNVVVADAENGLPENAPYDAIVVTVGAWDIPPAWIDQLKDDGRLVVPLRINGLTRTYGFVRQADHLVATSAHVCGFVAAQGAGSHKQQVMQLPGEEGVTLRFDEGLPANPSLLDGVLNSARAETWTGVTVASQEPIGTLQMYLSTQVPKFCFMSTKPELTTGKIGPTGNSWSMVAIDGPHFAYTVVRRDTEKKTAEYGVHAFGPDAAEFAERIADILRTWGEKVRGADGPRIAVYPAGTPDDRITGDRIIDKRHSRISISWSAV, from the coding sequence ATGACCGATGTGACCGTGGCCCCCGACGAGGCCACCCGGCTCCGCAACAAGGTCGTCGACCAGCTCAAGGAGGACGGCACGATCGTGTCGCCTGCGGTCGAGGCCGCCATGCGCAAGGTGCCCCGGCACCTTGCCGTACCGGAGGCGTCGCTGGAGGACGCGTACAGCACGTACAACGCCGTGATCACGCAGGAGGACGAGCACGGCAATCACACCAGCTCGGTGTCCGCTCCGCAGATCCAGGCGATGCAGCTGGAGCAGGCCGGCATCCGCCCGGGTGACAACGTGCTGGAGATCGGCACCAACGGGCCGAACGCCGCGTACCTCGCGGAGCTGGTCGGGCCCACCGGTCAGGTCACCACTGTCGACATCGACCCCGCGCCCGCCGACCGCGCCAAGCGGTTCCTCACCGAGACCGGCTACGCGAGCGTCAACGTCGTCGTCGCCGACGCCGAGAACGGCCTTCCCGAGAACGCCCCCTACGACGCGATCGTGGTGACGGTCGGCGCCTGGGACATCCCGCCAGCCTGGATCGACCAGCTCAAGGACGATGGCCGGCTCGTCGTGCCGCTCCGCATCAACGGCCTGACCCGCACCTACGGGTTCGTCCGGCAGGCTGACCACCTCGTCGCAACCAGCGCCCACGTGTGCGGTTTCGTGGCGGCACAGGGCGCCGGCTCCCACAAGCAGCAGGTCATGCAGCTGCCCGGGGAGGAGGGCGTCACGTTGCGCTTCGACGAGGGCTTGCCCGCCAACCCCTCTCTGCTGGACGGCGTCCTGAACAGCGCCCGCGCCGAGACGTGGACCGGGGTGACCGTCGCCAGCCAGGAGCCCATCGGCACCCTCCAGATGTACCTGTCCACACAGGTCCCCAAGTTCTGCTTCATGTCCACCAAACCCGAGTTGACCACCGGCAAGATCGGCCCCACGGGCAACAGCTGGTCCATGGTCGCCATCGACGGGCCGCACTTCGCCTACACCGTCGTGCGCCGCGACACCGAGAAGAAGACCGCAGAGTACGGCGTCCACGCCTTCGGGCCCGACGCGGCCGAGTTCGCTGAGCGAATCGCCGACATCCTCCGCACCTGGGGCGAAAAGGTGCGCGGCGCTGACGGCCCGCGCATCGCCGTCTACCCGGCGGGCACGCCCGATGACCGGATCACCGGCGACCGGATCATCGACAAGAGGCACAGCCGGATTTCGATCTCCTGGTCGGCCGTCTGA
- a CDS encoding FxLD family lanthipeptide yields the protein MTTAVLHSVPAPVGLPVDALADDDFELDIRVVISESPLTVFMCPTSDGCGNTCVNGASACQSSIEDAA from the coding sequence ATGACCACCGCCGTACTGCACAGCGTCCCCGCCCCAGTCGGGCTGCCGGTCGACGCCCTCGCCGACGACGACTTCGAGCTCGACATCCGGGTCGTCATCTCCGAGAGCCCCCTCACTGTCTTCATGTGCCCCACCAGCGACGGCTGCGGCAACACCTGCGTGAACGGGGCCAGCGCCTGCCAGTCCTCCATCGAGGACGCCGCCTGA